From Rhodothermales bacterium, one genomic window encodes:
- a CDS encoding choice-of-anchor B family protein: protein MRRLVCLLAFAAALPCVAQDLALDLVGTVSFPVTAGGNGTSDVWGYTAPDGAEYAIVGVPDGTAIVSVPDLEILHTIPGPAQNDYYFHRDMVVYGSTLYVVAEMRGTNEGVQVVDLSGLPESADLVMAFTTAEDVRSHNMDVDAVTGYAYVLSQRYRGVRILDLADPLDPQEVGLVPLPNGHDMHARGDTLYVAEGFYPSFSIWDVSDKQDPQLLARQPVPNGGYMHNIWPSGDGRYVVTTEETRGRTVKVWDISDLGDIELVGEYLGANGLAHNAHVMGDLVVLSHYSAGVTVVDISDPANPVEVARYDTTPDTDDDEFIGTWGAFPYTAGGYVYASDFDGKLTVLRMTNAATSAEAAPAPTLRAEVYPNPSRAGATVRFDLAEPGPMRAAVYDVLGREVMVLAEGDRSAGAHTLGWDATALPPGAYFLRIEAGETTQTIQLSRVP from the coding sequence GTGAGACGCCTCGTCTGCCTCCTTGCGTTCGCCGCTGCGCTGCCGTGTGTGGCGCAGGATCTCGCGCTCGACCTCGTCGGCACGGTGTCATTCCCGGTCACGGCGGGCGGCAACGGCACGTCGGACGTGTGGGGCTACACGGCGCCCGACGGGGCGGAGTACGCCATCGTCGGCGTGCCCGACGGGACGGCCATCGTCTCGGTGCCCGACCTCGAGATCCTCCACACGATTCCGGGGCCGGCGCAGAACGACTACTACTTCCACCGCGACATGGTCGTCTACGGCTCGACGCTCTACGTCGTGGCCGAGATGCGGGGGACGAACGAGGGCGTGCAGGTGGTCGACCTGAGCGGGCTGCCCGAGAGCGCCGACCTCGTGATGGCGTTCACGACTGCGGAGGACGTCCGCTCGCACAACATGGACGTCGACGCCGTCACGGGCTACGCCTACGTGCTCTCCCAGCGGTATCGCGGCGTCCGCATCCTCGACCTCGCCGACCCGCTCGACCCGCAGGAAGTCGGCCTCGTCCCGCTCCCCAACGGCCACGACATGCACGCGCGCGGCGACACGCTCTACGTGGCGGAGGGGTTCTACCCCTCGTTCTCGATATGGGATGTCTCGGACAAGCAGGACCCCCAACTCCTCGCCCGGCAGCCCGTCCCGAACGGCGGCTACATGCACAACATCTGGCCGAGCGGCGACGGCCGCTACGTCGTCACGACGGAGGAGACGCGGGGGCGTACGGTGAAGGTGTGGGACATCAGCGACCTCGGCGACATCGAACTCGTCGGGGAGTACCTCGGCGCGAACGGGCTGGCGCACAACGCGCACGTGATGGGCGACCTCGTCGTGCTCTCGCACTACAGCGCGGGCGTCACCGTCGTCGACATCTCGGACCCGGCCAACCCCGTCGAGGTCGCCCGCTACGACACGACGCCGGACACCGACGACGACGAGTTCATCGGGACGTGGGGCGCGTTCCCGTACACGGCGGGCGGCTACGTCTACGCGAGCGACTTCGACGGGAAGCTGACCGTGCTGCGCATGACGAATGCGGCGACGTCGGCCGAGGCCGCGCCCGCGCCAACGCTGCGCGCCGAGGTGTACCCTAACCCGTCCCGTGCGGGCGCGACGGTGCGGTTCGACCTCGCCGAGCCAGGGCCGATGCGGGCGGCCGTCTACGACGTGCTCGGCCGCGAGGTGATGGTGCTCGCGGAGGGCGACCGCTCGGCCGGAGCGCACACGCTGGGGTGGGACGCCACCGCGCTCCCGCCGGGGGCGTACTTCCTGCGGATCGAAGCGGGCGAGACGACGCAGACGATCCAGCTTTCACGGGTGCCGTAG
- a CDS encoding YCF48-related protein, protein MPNAPRITLAVLIVALLAAALWLLRPDSEEKDPARPPVSGAYEALVMWTMQRAYPGTELPSEGVAEALAVRRALEAESRGGGDEVWESIGPDNVGGRTLALAINPERPESVWAGSAGGGLWRSYTGGTGAAWERVPTGFGVTAASAVVIAPGDTSTVYLGTGEVYRYGESTGGVVYRPTRGSYGMGILKSTDGGATWATSLDWSRNQERGVQMLRFDPTDDATLWAATTEGIYVTRDAGATWTLSLDVVMGTDVTVNPANPDDVLAVCGNQESPDYGFYRTTDGGETWAQVTDGLPTSYIGKVLLSRHPTEAETIYASIGDGIFSSGGTQTYLVRTTDGGDSWETLSTFDYARFQGWFAHYVGVNPLDPDVLYLGGVNMYRSNGEGQNITQLNPIHADNHAVAFHPTDPDIVYLAGDGGVYRTTDGGDTIENLEFGMRTAQFYNGTSVSADGAYMLGGLQDNGTVRMEEGEAWDHVFGGDGTWTAIDPSDPDIAYASSQGLNLRRSSDGGFSFTAGIAPPFSDETAFIAPYAVAPSAPSTLYAGRSIVYKSTNRGTNWTATNGGANVDPNGNPPLALAVSPVDEDVVYVATAPLLRDPVDNPGPPRLFVTRDGGDAWTDITLGLPDRFVVDIAVHPTDDATVWVTMGGFGTPHVFKTEDSGATWTDVTGPLPDAPTNAVAFDPLAPDTVFVGNDVGVFVTRDAGATWEAFSDGLPEAVLVMDLVAAGDRTLRVATHGNGVYRRPLVLNPVAAESDTAPTGFRLSQNAPNPFRDRTTLGFELDRPGDVRLEVFDAAGRRVATLAEGRRAAGSHTVAWDADGLASGVYFARLSAGGSVATRQMTLVR, encoded by the coding sequence ATGCCGAACGCACCCCGAATCACGCTCGCCGTCCTCATCGTCGCTCTCCTCGCGGCGGCCCTCTGGCTGCTCCGCCCCGACTCCGAAGAGAAGGACCCGGCCCGTCCGCCGGTGTCCGGGGCGTACGAAGCCCTCGTGATGTGGACGATGCAGCGGGCGTATCCGGGGACGGAACTCCCGTCGGAGGGGGTGGCCGAGGCGCTGGCCGTGCGCCGCGCGCTCGAAGCCGAGAGCCGGGGCGGCGGCGACGAGGTGTGGGAATCCATCGGGCCGGACAACGTGGGCGGGCGGACGCTCGCGCTCGCGATCAACCCCGAGCGGCCGGAGTCGGTGTGGGCCGGCTCGGCGGGCGGCGGGCTCTGGCGTTCGTACACCGGCGGCACCGGCGCGGCGTGGGAGCGCGTCCCGACCGGCTTCGGCGTGACGGCGGCCTCGGCCGTCGTGATCGCGCCCGGCGACACGAGCACGGTCTACCTCGGCACCGGCGAGGTCTACCGCTACGGCGAGTCGACGGGGGGCGTGGTCTACCGGCCGACGCGCGGGAGCTACGGCATGGGCATCCTCAAATCGACGGACGGCGGCGCGACGTGGGCGACGAGCCTCGACTGGTCGCGGAACCAGGAGCGCGGCGTGCAGATGCTCCGCTTCGACCCGACCGACGACGCCACGCTGTGGGCCGCGACGACCGAGGGCATCTACGTCACCCGCGACGCCGGCGCGACGTGGACGCTGTCGCTCGACGTGGTGATGGGGACCGACGTGACGGTGAACCCCGCCAACCCCGACGACGTCCTCGCCGTCTGCGGCAACCAGGAGTCGCCGGACTACGGGTTCTACCGGACGACCGACGGCGGCGAGACGTGGGCGCAGGTCACCGACGGGCTCCCCACGAGTTACATCGGGAAGGTGCTCCTCAGCCGCCACCCGACCGAGGCGGAGACGATCTACGCCAGCATCGGCGACGGCATCTTCAGCTCGGGCGGGACACAGACCTACCTCGTCCGCACGACCGACGGCGGCGATTCGTGGGAGACCCTCAGCACGTTCGACTATGCCCGCTTCCAGGGCTGGTTCGCCCACTACGTCGGCGTCAACCCGCTCGACCCCGACGTGCTCTACCTCGGTGGCGTCAACATGTACCGCTCCAACGGCGAGGGGCAGAACATCACCCAGCTCAACCCGATCCACGCCGACAACCACGCCGTCGCGTTCCACCCGACGGACCCCGACATCGTGTACCTCGCCGGCGACGGCGGCGTCTACCGCACGACGGACGGCGGCGACACGATCGAGAACCTCGAGTTCGGGATGCGGACGGCGCAGTTCTACAACGGCACGTCGGTCTCCGCGGACGGAGCGTACATGCTCGGCGGGCTGCAGGACAACGGCACCGTCCGCATGGAAGAGGGCGAGGCGTGGGACCATGTCTTCGGCGGCGACGGGACGTGGACGGCCATCGACCCGAGCGATCCCGACATTGCCTACGCTTCGTCGCAGGGCCTCAACCTCCGCCGCTCAAGCGATGGGGGCTTCTCGTTTACCGCTGGCATTGCGCCGCCGTTCTCCGACGAGACCGCGTTCATCGCGCCCTATGCCGTCGCGCCGAGCGCGCCGAGCACGCTCTACGCCGGGCGCAGCATTGTCTATAAATCGACGAACCGAGGGACCAATTGGACGGCGACGAACGGGGGCGCTAACGTGGACCCGAACGGGAATCCGCCGCTCGCCCTCGCCGTTTCGCCCGTCGACGAGGATGTCGTCTACGTCGCGACGGCTCCGCTCCTCCGCGATCCCGTCGACAATCCCGGCCCGCCGCGCCTCTTCGTGACCCGCGATGGGGGCGACGCATGGACCGACATCACGCTCGGCCTGCCCGACCGCTTCGTCGTCGACATCGCCGTCCACCCGACCGACGACGCCACCGTGTGGGTGACGATGGGCGGCTTCGGCACGCCGCACGTCTTTAAAACCGAGGACTCTGGCGCGACGTGGACTGACGTCACCGGCCCGCTCCCCGACGCCCCGACGAACGCCGTCGCCTTCGACCCGCTCGCGCCCGACACCGTGTTCGTCGGGAACGACGTGGGCGTGTTCGTCACGCGCGACGCGGGCGCGACGTGGGAGGCGTTCAGCGATGGGCTGCCCGAGGCCGTGCTCGTGATGGACCTCGTGGCGGCTGGCGACCGGACGCTCCGCGTGGCGACGCACGGGAACGGGGTCTACCGCCGCCCGCTCGTCCTCAACCCCGTGGCCGCCGAGTCCGACACGGCCCCGACCGGCTTCCGCCTCAGCCAGAACGCGCCGAACCCGTTCCGCGATCGCACGACGCTCGGGTTCGAGCTCGACCGGCCGGGCGACGTGCGGCTGGAGGTCTTCGACGCCGCCGGCCGTCGCGTGGCGACGCTCGCCGAGGGCCGCCGCGCCGCCGGCTCGCACACCGTCGCGTGGGACGCCGACGGGCTCGCGAGCGGGGTCTACTTCGCGCGGCTCAGCGCGGGCGGATCCGTCGCGACGCGGCAGATGACGCTGGTGCGGTAA
- a CDS encoding cytochrome c family protein — MRHPLILHSWWIAPLALLFGLALTMPFAPGPPPDDSPYLRIDPEKIVLNPRNDRQPCGECHLLEYEVWQGTPHATTFDELHRTEQARAILDRMGLRLAKRESLCLRCHYTTKIVDEQPRAIAGVSCESCHGAARDWLDIHNNFGGATRQTETAEHRAVRVAQSREAGMLRPSDDLYAVAANCFECHTVPNEQLVNVGGHLPGSAFELLDWSAEIRHNFVDSQGSTDQTNRAPTPERRRMMYVLGRALDYEYSLRALAKATTEGLFAQAMAQRVQRAGREIDRILDVADVPALQEARALGEAVALGPGNGEALGGAAGQIGEVMRAFARAHDGSTLEAIDPLLASSGDDG, encoded by the coding sequence ATGAGACATCCGCTCATACTCCATTCGTGGTGGATCGCGCCGCTCGCGCTGCTGTTCGGCCTCGCCCTCACGATGCCCTTCGCGCCCGGCCCTCCCCCCGACGACTCGCCGTACCTCCGCATCGACCCGGAGAAGATCGTCCTCAACCCGAGGAACGACCGGCAGCCGTGTGGCGAGTGCCACCTGCTCGAGTACGAGGTGTGGCAGGGGACGCCCCACGCCACCACCTTCGACGAGCTCCACAGGACGGAGCAGGCGCGCGCTATTCTGGACCGAATGGGGCTGCGCCTCGCCAAGCGCGAGAGCCTCTGCCTCCGCTGCCACTACACCACGAAGATCGTAGACGAGCAGCCGCGAGCGATCGCCGGCGTCTCGTGCGAGAGCTGCCACGGGGCCGCACGCGACTGGCTCGACATCCACAACAACTTCGGCGGCGCGACCCGCCAGACCGAGACGGCCGAGCACCGCGCGGTGCGGGTGGCGCAGAGCCGCGAGGCCGGGATGCTGCGCCCGTCGGACGACCTCTACGCCGTCGCGGCCAACTGCTTCGAGTGCCACACGGTCCCCAACGAGCAGCTCGTCAACGTCGGCGGCCACCTCCCCGGCAGCGCGTTCGAACTCCTCGACTGGTCGGCCGAGATCCGACACAACTTCGTGGACTCCCAGGGCAGCACCGACCAGACCAACCGGGCGCCCACTCCCGAGCGCAGGCGGATGATGTACGTGCTGGGCCGCGCGCTCGACTACGAGTACAGCCTCCGGGCGCTAGCGAAGGCGACGACGGAGGGCCTCTTCGCTCAGGCGATGGCGCAGCGCGTGCAGCGGGCCGGGCGTGAGATCGACCGGATCCTCGACGTGGCTGACGTGCCGGCGCTGCAGGAAGCGCGGGCGCTCGGAGAGGCCGTGGCGCTCGGACCCGGCAACGGCGAGGCGCTCGGCGGGGCCGCCGGCCAGATCGGAGAGGTCATGCGCGCCTTTGCCCGGGCGCACGACGGGTCCACGCTCGAAGCCATCGATCCACTCCTCGCTTCTTCCGGGGATGATGGGTAG
- a CDS encoding S8 family serine peptidase, producing the protein MSGLTARALGVALALLLTLVPRASAQHHVAEAPSIRAADASIPLTKAFAAPPPSSFAPDSIVYDDRNATPDDYLGFGAATEFYAATRFTTSSAFTLTGTRFAYRTESGTQDLAIAVYDDAAGPNSPTGGNLLFFGSGSAPAPNGQLLAVSFDPAPPTFQAGESFFIVVGFLDVPFPMGTDDEGTGNYAGRCFFSGTSAPNDWTALGDILGNGQQDAFVIRALGDSGGGGGNVPDIAVTPASLGATLAAGATTTLNLTIGNTGAGSLSWNASATANRPAGLEPPVAERYGTAPAVSDFAALRETARRTGSVAVIVGLNTAFRPEGELGRNDAVDRQRTGIASAREALLDRLAAYDVRSVKTFETVPYVAMTVDVAGLDALAADPGVYDVHEDVLYPTSLAESTAIVGAPAAWQQGFSGAGQAVAVLDTGTDTGHPFFGGRAVAEACFSSSQAGVAVSNCPNGQTQQTGPGAAAPCGVDGCNHGTHVAGIAVGRGPAFSGVGRDASLIAVQVFTTILDAQICGGQAPCTLTATSDQMRGLEYVYGQRNTFAIASANMSLGGGQFTSACDDNPLKPVIDNLRAAGIATVIASGNESFTNAMGAPACISTAVSVGSTQDGSGGTIVDAISPFSNSSAGLHLLAPGQTITSSMPGGVFGELSGTSMAAPHVAGAWAVMKGQRPQASVTEILDAIASTGVPVTDSRNGLTRPRLQLDAALNTGGGASWIAVTPGSGTTTPGASSTVTVGLSAVGLQAGTYTGTVVITSNDPDEATFTVPVTLTVEGGGTGGGTLTHLTDTDTQNAFTTQGGGFVHGTNEFTDLGKAVAFEVPGGGLLEGVDVYLSARAPTPALVSYTLRVYGGTAATGPQGSPLFSQTYTLADAQVDGDPATPSPATELRFAPVAVPASFFVSVEYAAPYGTNDFTIAATQSLGAPSPFEWELWSDNTWHNMSQAWFQNADDGWHMWVEALMGNAVANESESGIPDQAALEANYPNPFAPSTTLRYALPRASDVRLEVFDALGRRVAVLAEGRFEAGSHTATWDARGLASGVYVARFSADGVVATRRMTLLR; encoded by the coding sequence ATGTCCGGTCTCACCGCCCGCGCCCTCGGGGTCGCTCTCGCGCTCCTACTCACGCTCGTTCCCCGCGCTAGCGCACAGCACCACGTCGCGGAGGCGCCGTCGATCCGGGCGGCAGATGCCAGCATCCCGCTGACCAAGGCGTTCGCCGCCCCGCCGCCCTCCAGCTTCGCCCCGGACTCCATCGTCTACGACGACCGGAACGCGACGCCGGACGACTACCTCGGCTTCGGCGCGGCGACGGAGTTCTACGCGGCGACGCGGTTCACGACGTCCTCGGCCTTCACGCTTACGGGCACCCGCTTCGCATACCGGACGGAGTCGGGGACGCAGGACCTCGCGATCGCCGTGTACGACGATGCGGCCGGGCCGAACAGCCCCACCGGCGGCAACCTCCTGTTCTTCGGCTCGGGGAGCGCGCCCGCGCCCAACGGCCAACTCCTCGCGGTCAGCTTCGACCCGGCGCCGCCGACCTTCCAGGCGGGGGAATCGTTCTTCATCGTCGTCGGCTTCCTCGACGTCCCGTTCCCGATGGGCACGGACGACGAGGGCACCGGCAACTACGCCGGCCGCTGCTTCTTCAGCGGGACGAGTGCGCCGAACGACTGGACCGCGCTCGGGGACATCCTCGGGAACGGGCAACAAGACGCGTTCGTGATCCGCGCCCTCGGCGATTCGGGCGGCGGTGGCGGCAACGTGCCGGACATCGCGGTGACGCCGGCCAGCCTCGGCGCAACGCTGGCGGCTGGAGCGACCACGACGCTGAACCTGACGATCGGCAACACCGGAGCGGGGTCGCTCTCATGGAATGCGTCGGCCACCGCCAATCGGCCTGCCGGGCTTGAGCCGCCGGTGGCGGAGCGCTACGGCACGGCTCCGGCGGTCTCGGACTTCGCCGCGCTCCGCGAAACCGCGCGGCGGACCGGCTCGGTCGCCGTGATCGTCGGGCTGAACACGGCGTTCCGGCCCGAAGGGGAGTTGGGCCGGAACGATGCGGTGGACCGGCAGCGGACAGGGATCGCCTCGGCGCGGGAGGCCCTGCTGGACCGGCTCGCCGCCTACGACGTGCGCTCCGTCAAGACCTTCGAGACCGTGCCCTACGTCGCGATGACCGTGGACGTCGCCGGGCTCGACGCCCTCGCCGCCGACCCCGGCGTGTACGACGTACACGAGGACGTGCTCTACCCCACGTCGCTGGCGGAGAGCACGGCGATCGTCGGGGCGCCCGCGGCGTGGCAGCAGGGGTTCTCCGGCGCGGGGCAGGCCGTCGCCGTGCTCGACACGGGCACCGACACGGGGCACCCGTTCTTCGGCGGGCGGGCCGTCGCCGAGGCGTGCTTCTCATCGTCGCAGGCCGGCGTGGCCGTGTCCAACTGCCCGAACGGGCAGACCCAGCAGACCGGGCCCGGCGCAGCGGCCCCGTGCGGGGTCGACGGATGCAACCACGGCACGCACGTCGCCGGGATCGCCGTGGGCCGTGGCCCCGCGTTCTCCGGCGTGGGGCGGGACGCGAGCCTCATCGCCGTGCAGGTCTTCACCACCATCCTCGACGCGCAGATCTGCGGCGGCCAGGCTCCCTGCACCCTCACCGCGACCTCGGACCAGATGCGCGGGCTCGAGTACGTCTACGGCCAGCGCAACACGTTCGCTATTGCCTCGGCCAACATGAGCCTCGGGGGCGGCCAGTTCACGAGCGCCTGCGACGACAACCCGCTCAAGCCCGTCATCGACAACCTCCGGGCGGCGGGGATCGCGACCGTCATCGCGTCGGGGAACGAGAGCTTCACGAACGCCATGGGCGCGCCGGCCTGCATCTCGACGGCCGTCAGCGTCGGCTCCACGCAGGACGGCTCCGGCGGGACGATCGTCGATGCGATCTCCCCGTTCTCGAACAGCTCGGCCGGCCTCCACCTGCTCGCGCCCGGCCAGACCATCACGTCGTCGATGCCCGGCGGCGTCTTCGGCGAACTGAGCGGCACCTCGATGGCCGCCCCGCACGTCGCCGGGGCGTGGGCCGTGATGAAGGGCCAGCGCCCGCAGGCCAGCGTCACCGAAATCCTCGACGCCATCGCCTCGACGGGCGTCCCCGTCACGGATTCCCGCAACGGCCTTACCCGGCCGCGTCTCCAGCTCGACGCGGCGCTCAACACGGGCGGCGGGGCCTCGTGGATCGCCGTCACGCCGGGCTCGGGCACGACGACACCCGGCGCGAGCAGCACGGTGACCGTCGGACTGAGCGCGGTCGGATTGCAGGCCGGGACGTACACCGGCACCGTCGTCATCACCTCGAACGACCCGGACGAGGCGACCTTCACGGTGCCCGTCACACTCACCGTCGAGGGAGGCGGAACGGGCGGCGGGACGCTTACGCACCTCACGGACACGGACACGCAGAACGCCTTCACGACGCAGGGCGGCGGGTTCGTCCACGGCACGAACGAATTCACCGACCTCGGCAAGGCCGTCGCGTTCGAGGTGCCGGGCGGCGGCCTGCTCGAAGGCGTCGACGTCTACCTCAGCGCGCGCGCGCCGACCCCGGCGCTCGTGTCGTACACGCTCCGGGTCTACGGCGGCACGGCAGCGACGGGCCCGCAGGGCAGTCCGCTGTTCTCGCAGACCTACACCCTGGCTGATGCGCAGGTCGATGGCGATCCGGCCACGCCATCGCCGGCCACGGAACTCCGGTTCGCCCCGGTCGCCGTCCCGGCCTCGTTCTTCGTGTCCGTCGAGTACGCCGCGCCGTACGGCACGAACGACTTCACGATCGCCGCCACGCAGTCGCTCGGCGCCCCCTCACCGTTCGAGTGGGAGCTGTGGAGCGATAACACGTGGCATAACATGTCGCAGGCGTGGTTCCAGAACGCCGACGACGGCTGGCACATGTGGGTCGAGGCGCTGATGGGGAACGCGGTCGCGAATGAGAGCGAGAGCGGGATTCCCGATCAGGCCGCGCTGGAGGCGAACTACCCCAACCCGTTCGCGCCGTCGACCACGCTCCGGTACGCGCTGCCGCGCGCTTCGGACGTGCGGCTGGAGGTGTTCGACGCGCTCGGCCGCCGCGTGGCGGTGCTGGCCGAGGGGCGCTTCGAGGCCGGGTCGCACACCGCGACGTGGGATGCGCGCGGGCTCGCCAGTGGCGTCTACGTCGCGCGGTTCTCGGCGGACGGCGTGGTGGCGACGCGGCGGATGACGCTGCTGCGATAG